One region of Candidatus Electrothrix rattekaaiensis genomic DNA includes:
- a CDS encoding ATP-binding protein, with the protein MATAEQIKSLIRSKFSDNQDRFYTIALQVAAHEARQGHSALAHDIRDIVETERKKKGLHVISFPKILQGLVITEEPSTPLTAMVQPENLCGRIKRVVHEYRQREKLKLHGLKHRRKILLIGPPGTGKTMSAMVLARELHLQLHTVQVDRLVTKFMGETSAKLRQIFDLIQQEHGVYLFDEFDAIGGDRSIDNEVGEMRRVLNAFLQFIEQDTSDSLIIAATNNPNLLDRALFRRFDDVLYYENPEIEQRKSLIANVLGTFMASRFAWKQVLQESEGLSHAEIDHACRDAVKNAILTDKNKISAKYLLLTIRERQGTHKGIRG; encoded by the coding sequence ATGGCAACAGCAGAACAGATAAAGTCATTGATTCGTTCTAAGTTTAGTGACAATCAAGATCGTTTTTATACCATTGCACTTCAAGTAGCAGCCCATGAAGCTCGTCAAGGCCATTCGGCACTGGCCCATGATATCCGTGACATTGTAGAGACAGAACGCAAGAAAAAAGGGTTGCATGTTATTTCGTTTCCAAAAATCCTGCAAGGATTAGTGATAACTGAGGAACCATCAACGCCGCTGACTGCAATGGTGCAGCCAGAAAATCTTTGTGGACGCATAAAACGAGTGGTACATGAATATCGTCAGCGGGAAAAATTAAAATTACATGGCTTGAAGCATCGCCGCAAAATATTATTAATTGGCCCCCCAGGAACCGGAAAGACTATGAGTGCCATGGTGCTTGCCAGGGAACTGCATCTGCAATTACATACAGTTCAAGTGGATCGTCTGGTGACTAAGTTTATGGGGGAGACCAGTGCTAAGTTACGCCAAATTTTCGATTTGATTCAACAGGAACACGGAGTTTATCTCTTTGACGAGTTCGATGCCATTGGCGGCGATCGTTCTATAGATAACGAGGTAGGAGAGATGAGGCGTGTCCTCAACGCCTTTCTTCAATTTATCGAGCAGGATACTTCGGACAGTTTGATTATTGCGGCGACCAATAATCCGAACTTGCTGGATCGAGCCTTATTCCGACGTTTTGATGATGTCCTTTATTATGAAAATCCGGAAATTGAGCAACGAAAATCTTTGATTGCCAATGTACTGGGAACGTTTATGGCTTCCCGTTTTGCCTGGAAACAGGTGCTGCAAGAGAGTGAAGGTCTCAGTCATGCAGAAATAGATCACGCCTGCCGGGATGCTGTTAAAAATGCGATTCTCACGGATAAGAATAAAATATCCGCCAAATATCTATTGCTTACCATTCGGGAACGTCAAGGAACGCACAAAGGAATCAGAGGATAA
- a CDS encoding S8 family peptidase produces MASKLPHLIVTSFERNDFTGTSRGGGETGKPKRDRQRHSIFLKQQLEQAWAEAEHDEVVYHTERKGVYLEFRGEPGYELVSKSLENLSGKDPAKWTRLLNIRKEFVQTEDLACLEETVFATIFVPNSKKEALFTKIEQYSKSGEPRHTKLFESISNIRKALEVESFWQDTKNLIPADDPEWCEVWLRSDQKDVIQRFEILLEQQQIKSKTGTVHFPERAVKIIHASCKQLQTITRLSDDIAEYRRAKEIASFWLDQNNKEQAEWVETILERLEIDQDSAVSVCILDTGVNNGHPLIVPCLKSKDCQSVDPEWGTHDHHQHGTLMAGISAYGNLQEILTHDELIRLKHCLESVKILPPTGANEPELWGYVTSQAVSKAEVQAPDKQRIVCMAVTSDDTRDQGRPSSWSAELDQICSGAADDEQRLIIVSAGNCNENKTLKECSYYPETQLKESVHDPAQSWNALTVGAYTQLDQIRDPTLAGYKVIAPTDGLSPFSTTSSTWDDKWPIKPEIVMEGGNLAKDASGFVTECDDLSLLSTFYDPQQAHFYPFSMTSAATAQAVWFAAQLQAEYSDFWPETIRGLMVHSAEWTDALKAQFLKNENKTSYKQLIRVCGYGVPNLEKALFSAQNSLTLIAQSELQPFAKKEKEKGSGYRTKDMHLYELPWPKEVLQSLPDTTAVQMRITLSYFVEPGPGEIGWQDRYRYASHGLRFELNSPMESKDQLLRRINAAARDEEKGKPGTSSAADSWVLGAQARNKGSIHSDVWKGYASDLATSNLIAVYPTIGWWRERAYLGKLNKKTRYALIVSINTPEQETKIDIYTPVAEQIKIDVPVEINV; encoded by the coding sequence ATGGCAAGCAAATTACCGCATCTTATTGTTACCTCATTTGAACGCAATGATTTTACCGGAACAAGCAGGGGTGGAGGTGAAACAGGTAAGCCAAAAAGAGATCGACAGAGACACAGCATCTTCTTAAAGCAACAATTGGAACAAGCTTGGGCTGAAGCAGAACATGATGAGGTTGTTTATCATACAGAAAGAAAGGGTGTTTATCTTGAGTTTAGGGGAGAGCCGGGCTATGAACTGGTAAGCAAAAGTCTTGAGAATCTAAGTGGAAAGGATCCTGCTAAATGGACTCGACTGCTTAATATCCGTAAGGAATTTGTTCAAACTGAGGATCTTGCATGTCTTGAAGAAACAGTATTCGCAACAATTTTTGTTCCCAACAGCAAGAAGGAAGCACTTTTTACGAAGATTGAACAGTACTCCAAGTCAGGCGAGCCCAGGCATACAAAATTGTTCGAAAGTATTTCAAATATACGCAAAGCTCTTGAAGTAGAATCGTTCTGGCAGGATACTAAAAATTTGATCCCAGCAGATGATCCAGAATGGTGTGAGGTCTGGCTCCGTTCTGACCAAAAGGATGTGATTCAACGATTTGAAATTTTATTGGAGCAACAACAGATCAAGTCCAAAACAGGGACGGTACATTTCCCGGAACGGGCAGTAAAGATCATTCATGCCAGTTGCAAACAGCTGCAAACAATCACTCGGCTATCAGATGATATAGCCGAGTATCGGCGTGCCAAAGAAATAGCTTCATTTTGGTTAGATCAGAATAATAAAGAACAGGCGGAATGGGTAGAAACCATTCTTGAACGATTGGAGATAGATCAAGATTCTGCTGTCTCTGTTTGTATCTTGGATACAGGGGTGAATAACGGCCATCCCCTCATTGTCCCATGCCTTAAATCGAAAGATTGCCAAAGTGTAGATCCAGAATGGGGAACCCATGACCATCATCAACATGGAACTTTGATGGCCGGTATCTCCGCCTATGGTAATCTTCAGGAAATCCTGACCCATGACGAGTTAATTCGCCTGAAACATTGCTTGGAATCAGTTAAGATTCTACCCCCAACTGGGGCAAACGAGCCAGAATTGTGGGGATATGTGACTTCCCAAGCTGTTTCTAAAGCAGAAGTCCAAGCACCAGACAAACAGCGAATCGTATGCATGGCTGTAACCTCTGACGACACCCGGGACCAGGGAAGGCCGTCGTCTTGGTCTGCTGAACTGGATCAGATATGTTCAGGTGCAGCGGATGACGAGCAAAGGTTGATTATAGTCAGTGCAGGCAATTGCAACGAAAATAAAACGTTAAAAGAATGCAGCTACTATCCTGAAACGCAGTTGAAAGAATCCGTTCACGATCCTGCTCAATCGTGGAATGCATTGACTGTAGGGGCTTACACCCAGCTTGATCAAATTAGAGATCCTACTCTGGCCGGATACAAAGTAATAGCTCCAACTGACGGCTTATCTCCCTTTTCAACAACCTCCAGCACTTGGGATGACAAGTGGCCGATTAAGCCGGAAATTGTCATGGAAGGAGGAAATCTTGCAAAAGATGCTTCTGGTTTTGTTACGGAATGTGATGATCTCTCTCTATTGTCCACTTTTTACGATCCACAACAGGCTCATTTCTATCCTTTCAGTATGACCAGTGCCGCAACGGCACAAGCAGTTTGGTTTGCAGCGCAACTTCAAGCTGAATATTCGGATTTCTGGCCGGAAACAATTCGTGGTCTTATGGTTCATTCTGCCGAATGGACGGATGCGTTAAAGGCGCAATTCCTGAAAAACGAAAACAAAACTTCGTATAAACAGCTCATCAGAGTTTGCGGTTACGGGGTACCTAACCTGGAGAAAGCTCTTTTCTCTGCACAAAACAGCCTCACCTTGATTGCTCAGTCAGAATTACAACCTTTTGCCAAAAAAGAAAAAGAGAAGGGAAGTGGCTATCGGACAAAGGACATGCATCTCTATGAGTTACCGTGGCCTAAAGAGGTTCTCCAGTCACTTCCTGACACAACCGCAGTTCAGATGAGAATCACCTTGTCTTATTTTGTCGAGCCGGGACCGGGTGAAATTGGCTGGCAGGATCGCTATCGTTACGCATCACACGGATTGCGTTTTGAATTGAATTCACCGATGGAATCCAAAGACCAGCTTTTAAGACGAATTAATGCCGCTGCCCGAGATGAAGAGAAAGGAAAACCGGGAACATCCAGTGCCGCAGATTCGTGGGTGCTGGGTGCTCAGGCACGCAATAAAGGATCAATTCATTCAGATGTTTGGAAGGGATATGCCTCTGATTTGGCAACATCAAATCTGATTGCCGTCTATCCAACAATTGGATGGTGGCGTGAACGAGCTTATCTTGGAAAGTTGAATAAAAAAACACGCTATGCCCTTATCGTCTCCATCAATACACCGGAACAAGAGACGAAAATAGATATCTATACGCCTGTTGCCGAGCAGATAAAAATTGATGTTCCTGTAGAAATCAATGTCTAA
- a CDS encoding iron ABC transporter permease, translating to MFLLLLVAVVVSATMGFMQIPATTVLQLIGHALSFSGKDAGFDPVVTAVVMDVRLPRILAAVLVGGMLALCGTVFQAILLNPLADPYTLGISSGAAFGASLVIVLQVVGLALPSAFSVPIFAFAGSIGTLFTVLALASEDRRLSSTSLILSGVIVAAILSAAIGFLKFIADEQVGIIIFWLMGSLSGISLQNIFLLLPVALIGMAVCLFYSRDLNIMATGERAAATLGVNTVRLRWILLVTCSLMTALCVSVSGIIGFVGLIVPHLLRHLIGPDNRQLIILSTLGGGLLLLLADTVTRTVLPAEVPIGVLTALIGGPFFAYIFKKRQQENG from the coding sequence ATGTTTCTTCTCCTGCTTGTTGCTGTGGTTGTTTCAGCCACGATGGGCTTTATGCAGATCCCGGCTACAACGGTTTTGCAGCTTATCGGGCACGCTCTTTCTTTCAGCGGCAAGGATGCCGGATTTGACCCAGTGGTTACGGCAGTGGTCATGGATGTGCGTCTGCCCCGCATCTTAGCGGCAGTCTTGGTCGGGGGAATGTTGGCCCTCTGTGGCACGGTGTTTCAGGCCATTCTTCTGAATCCGCTGGCTGATCCCTACACCCTGGGTATTTCTTCGGGCGCGGCCTTTGGTGCCTCCTTGGTTATTGTTCTTCAGGTTGTCGGCTTGGCTCTGCCATCAGCATTTTCCGTGCCGATTTTTGCCTTTGCGGGTAGTATCGGTACCCTGTTCACGGTCTTGGCTCTTGCCTCTGAAGACCGACGGCTGTCTTCAACCAGCCTGATCCTGTCCGGGGTGATTGTGGCGGCCATCCTGTCCGCAGCCATTGGTTTTCTTAAATTTATTGCTGACGAGCAGGTCGGAATTATTATCTTCTGGCTCATGGGTTCGCTCTCCGGGATTTCCCTTCAGAATATTTTCCTTCTTCTGCCGGTCGCCCTGATCGGCATGGCAGTCTGCCTGTTCTATAGTCGCGATCTCAATATCATGGCCACCGGAGAACGGGCCGCAGCTACCCTCGGAGTGAATACGGTGCGTCTGCGTTGGATTCTTCTTGTCACCTGTTCCCTCATGACGGCACTCTGTGTTTCAGTCTCTGGAATTATCGGTTTTGTCGGTCTGATTGTTCCCCATCTGCTCCGTCATCTCATCGGCCCGGATAATCGCCAGCTGATCATTCTTTCCACACTGGGCGGGGGCCTGCTCCTGCTCCTAGCTGATACCGTGACCAGGACAGTGCTCCCTGCTGAAGTCCCTATCGGGGTGCTGACCGCCCTTATCGGCGGGCCGTTTTTTGCCTATATCTTTAAAAAACGACAGCAGGAAAATGGCTAG
- a CDS encoding ABC transporter ATP-binding protein: MDRIGSDILWQLEQVDFSYKDQPVLAGIDLTLSAGKCYGILGPNGSGKTTLLDLLCGLSAADKGEIRYREILLKQWQARELAQRIALVPQDFQVRFGFSVREVVEMGRHPHLGRFSSLTEQGHALVDAVMAEMGVDGFATRSVTRLSGGEKQRVAVARALVQNPEVLLLDEATSNLDIYHSLSILALIRRRVVEQGLTVVAAIHDLNLASSFCDELIFLKNGRIICQGPTDEVLRPHVIEEVYGVEAQVRVDAFSACNQVSYRLPTATKSW, encoded by the coding sequence GTGGATAGAATTGGTTCTGATATCCTCTGGCAGTTGGAGCAGGTCGACTTCTCCTACAAGGATCAGCCCGTCTTAGCCGGAATAGATCTTACCCTGTCTGCCGGGAAATGTTACGGTATTCTCGGGCCGAACGGCAGCGGCAAAACCACCCTGCTGGATCTGCTTTGTGGTCTATCAGCAGCGGACAAAGGGGAAATTCGTTATCGCGAAATCCTGCTTAAACAATGGCAGGCGCGGGAACTGGCACAACGGATTGCTTTGGTGCCCCAGGATTTTCAGGTTCGCTTTGGTTTTTCTGTGCGTGAGGTGGTGGAGATGGGCCGTCATCCCCATCTCGGTCGATTCTCCTCCCTGACGGAACAGGGGCATGCCTTGGTTGATGCGGTGATGGCGGAAATGGGCGTGGATGGATTTGCGACTCGCTCAGTGACCCGGCTGTCCGGCGGGGAAAAGCAGCGGGTTGCTGTGGCCCGTGCCTTGGTTCAGAACCCGGAGGTACTGCTCCTTGATGAGGCTACCTCGAATTTGGATATTTACCACTCCCTGTCCATCCTTGCGCTGATCCGTCGCCGGGTTGTGGAGCAGGGATTAACCGTGGTTGCCGCAATCCATGATCTGAATTTGGCATCCTCTTTCTGTGATGAGTTGATCTTTTTGAAAAACGGGCGGATTATCTGCCAAGGTCCGACCGATGAGGTGCTGCGCCCCCATGTCATAGAGGAGGTCTACGGCGTGGAAGCGCAGGTGCGGGTTGATGCTTTTTCCGCCTGTAATCAGGTGAGTTATAGGCTGCCTACAGCAACAAAATCATGGTAA
- a CDS encoding WHG domain-containing protein codes for MGRGQKVEYGQLRATVIEVATETVREHGSASLSIRKIAKQIGCAVGTIYNVFNNLDEIILTVNSTTLSELQSRLLADTDQEDDALTALIGLGQSYVAFCRENYNLWSLVLEHKLAPGSTLPEWHQQQVDDLFLLVTRMTAPLVADDNERAERAARVLWAGLHGICALAVSGKLDVVHAESAEVLAESLMRNYLLGLGTEDMV; via the coding sequence ATGGGACGTGGGCAAAAAGTGGAGTACGGGCAATTGCGGGCCACTGTTATTGAAGTTGCAACAGAAACAGTCAGGGAGCATGGTTCGGCCTCTTTAAGTATCAGGAAAATCGCCAAGCAGATCGGCTGTGCAGTTGGCACAATATATAATGTCTTTAATAATCTGGATGAAATTATCCTGACAGTGAACAGCACCACCCTGAGCGAATTGCAATCCCGGCTGCTGGCAGACACCGACCAAGAGGATGATGCACTTACCGCCTTAATAGGATTAGGGCAATCCTATGTCGCCTTTTGTCGGGAAAATTATAATCTCTGGTCTTTAGTGCTTGAGCATAAGCTGGCACCGGGAAGCACTTTACCAGAATGGCATCAGCAACAGGTGGACGACCTCTTTTTACTGGTCACCCGGATGACGGCACCATTGGTGGCTGATGACAACGAAAGGGCGGAGCGGGCCGCACGGGTGCTTTGGGCCGGGCTGCACGGAATCTGCGCCCTTGCCGTGAGCGGCAAGCTGGATGTTGTTCATGCGGAATCCGCTGAGGTGCTGGCCGAGTCTCTGATGCGTAATTATTTACTGGGGTTGGGGACGGAGGATATGGTATGA
- a CDS encoding VIT and VWA domain-containing protein: MNPMKQLIVNVLFCCLFPMLGFGSASAAGLLTPSDNSLPALEIRDHQVKVVIEDGYAITTVEQVFHNPHAQDLEAIYSFPVPEKAAVAEFTMWIDNKPVHGEVLEKGKARKVYEEQKAAGEDAGLTEKDSYKTFDIAVSPVQAGQDTRIRFGYIQPVKVDSAMGRYVYPLEEGGVDDTKLSFWTANEKVTNTFSFDLILRSGYPVDGIRLPNHPNAAIVKKGDSYHVHLGNSSGDNPAAPAAAETITDAEEGRQQIARTTTLQPPVQPDGTAFTLDQDIVVYYRHADNLPGSVDLVTYKPEQDKAGTFMLTVTPAMDLQPITEGRDWLFILDISGSMKGKYQTLADGVSRALQKMSPNERFRIILFNNSASELTRGYTPANPENVRKYIDKVEKIAPNGGTNVYDGLHKGLKGLDSDRTSAILLVTDGVANVGVTRQKDFIKLVRSHDVRLFTFIMGNSANRPLLTAITDASNGFAMSVSNSDDIVGSILLAQSKVTHEALHGAQLKIKGIKTFDLTPEKIGSLYRGQQLTMFGHYSGNGQAKVSLSGKISGEEKVYQTDFTFPETSTANPELERLWAYASIEQLNREIEDFGEDADMKQAITDLGIQYGLVTDYTSMVVVRDEVFKKLGIERRNSKRLQREFTAQKERAAQPVVQRRVDTARPMFKSSNRPTTRGSGGGAGSFDLISLLFLLPLAWIGRRKKQG, from the coding sequence ATGAACCCCATGAAACAACTCATTGTCAATGTTCTGTTCTGCTGCCTGTTCCCGATGCTCGGATTCGGATCCGCTTCAGCTGCCGGGCTACTCACGCCAAGTGACAACAGCCTGCCTGCCCTGGAAATCAGGGATCACCAAGTTAAAGTCGTGATTGAGGACGGCTATGCCATCACCACAGTGGAGCAGGTCTTTCATAATCCACACGCCCAGGATCTTGAGGCGATCTATTCCTTTCCGGTACCGGAAAAGGCAGCGGTTGCCGAGTTCACCATGTGGATCGACAATAAGCCGGTTCACGGTGAAGTCCTGGAAAAGGGAAAGGCCAGAAAAGTCTATGAAGAACAGAAGGCTGCGGGCGAGGATGCCGGACTGACTGAAAAGGACAGTTATAAGACCTTTGACATCGCGGTCTCACCGGTACAGGCCGGACAGGATACCCGAATCCGTTTCGGCTATATCCAGCCGGTCAAGGTGGACAGCGCCATGGGCCGTTATGTTTATCCTTTAGAAGAAGGCGGCGTGGATGACACCAAGCTCTCCTTTTGGACAGCCAATGAAAAGGTCACCAATACCTTCAGTTTTGACCTGATCCTGCGATCCGGTTATCCGGTGGACGGAATACGCCTGCCCAATCATCCTAATGCGGCGATAGTCAAAAAGGGAGACAGCTATCATGTCCATCTCGGCAACAGTAGCGGTGATAATCCTGCCGCTCCTGCTGCGGCTGAGACGATTACTGATGCGGAAGAAGGCAGGCAGCAGATTGCTCGGACAACAACTCTCCAACCCCCGGTTCAGCCTGATGGCACGGCCTTTACTTTGGATCAGGATATCGTGGTCTACTACCGCCACGCTGACAACCTGCCCGGATCAGTGGATCTGGTCACCTATAAGCCGGAACAGGATAAAGCCGGTACCTTTATGCTGACAGTCACTCCGGCCATGGATCTCCAGCCCATCACCGAGGGTCGGGACTGGCTCTTTATTCTGGATATTTCTGGGTCCATGAAGGGCAAATATCAGACCTTGGCAGACGGCGTCAGCCGGGCCTTGCAAAAGATGTCCCCCAATGAACGCTTTCGAATCATCCTCTTTAATAATTCCGCCTCTGAGCTGACCCGAGGCTACACCCCGGCCAACCCGGAGAATGTACGGAAATATATCGACAAGGTGGAGAAAATTGCTCCCAACGGCGGAACTAATGTCTACGACGGCCTGCATAAGGGGCTCAAGGGACTGGACAGCGACCGCACCAGTGCGATCCTCCTGGTCACTGACGGGGTAGCCAATGTGGGCGTTACCCGGCAGAAAGACTTTATCAAGCTGGTCCGCAGCCATGATGTACGCCTCTTCACCTTTATCATGGGCAACAGCGCCAACCGCCCCCTGTTGACCGCGATCACGGATGCCTCTAACGGTTTTGCCATGAGTGTTTCCAACAGCGACGATATTGTCGGCTCCATCCTGCTGGCCCAATCCAAGGTCACCCATGAGGCCCTGCACGGGGCACAACTCAAAATCAAGGGTATCAAAACCTTTGACCTGACTCCAGAAAAGATCGGCAGCCTCTACCGTGGTCAGCAGCTGACCATGTTCGGTCATTACAGCGGCAACGGACAGGCAAAAGTCAGCCTGAGCGGCAAGATCTCCGGTGAAGAGAAGGTCTATCAGACTGACTTTACCTTCCCGGAGACATCCACAGCAAACCCTGAACTGGAACGACTCTGGGCCTATGCCAGCATTGAACAGCTCAACCGGGAGATAGAGGATTTTGGCGAAGATGCTGATATGAAGCAGGCAATAACCGACCTGGGTATTCAGTATGGCCTGGTCACTGATTACACCTCTATGGTTGTGGTTCGGGATGAGGTGTTCAAAAAGCTTGGTATTGAACGCAGAAACTCAAAACGTCTGCAGCGGGAATTCACTGCCCAAAAAGAACGGGCTGCCCAGCCGGTTGTCCAACGTCGCGTTGATACAGCGCGGCCCATGTTCAAGAGCAGCAACCGGCCCACCACGCGTGGTTCCGGCGGTGGCGCAGGCAGCTTTGACTTGATTTCTTTGCTCTTTCTGCTGCCGTTGGCGTGGATCGGGCGCAGAAAAAAACAGGGCTGA
- the rrtA gene encoding rhombosortase has translation MKMFSKNDKYASNVQIPWLTAILCTGTLVLFVVFGEASTTLVYDRTAIAQGEIWRLLTGHFIHCDLPHLLWNLLPLAFIGGLLEQRIGWRRFAGVTVISCLGVSSWLWFGRNELLLYCGLSGMLNGLLVVLLVRMWKESRHPMLPLIGLVAVLKIIVETTTQEAVFTHLSWAGFPEAHGAGLVAGILFLVITSEAKRSVNSL, from the coding sequence ATGAAGATGTTCAGCAAAAACGATAAGTACGCAAGTAACGTACAAATACCTTGGCTCACCGCTATCCTTTGCACCGGTACTTTGGTCCTCTTTGTAGTCTTCGGGGAGGCATCGACAACCTTGGTGTATGACCGCACCGCCATTGCACAAGGAGAAATATGGCGGTTACTCACAGGCCATTTTATCCATTGCGATTTGCCTCATCTGCTCTGGAACCTGCTGCCGTTGGCATTCATCGGCGGCTTGCTGGAACAGCGCATCGGTTGGCGGCGGTTTGCCGGTGTGACCGTCATCAGCTGCCTGGGAGTCAGCAGCTGGCTCTGGTTTGGTCGAAACGAGCTGTTGCTCTACTGCGGCCTGTCCGGGATGCTCAACGGCCTGCTGGTCGTGCTGTTGGTCAGGATGTGGAAGGAGAGCAGACATCCAATGCTGCCGCTTATCGGGCTGGTCGCTGTCTTGAAGATTATCGTTGAAACGACAACGCAGGAGGCGGTTTTTACCCATCTGAGCTGGGCCGGGTTTCCCGAAGCCCATGGGGCCGGATTGGTTGCCGGGATACTTTTCCTTGTGATAACAAGCGAGGCGAAAAGGAGTGTGAACAGCTTATAA